The following coding sequences lie in one Sulfuricurvum sp. genomic window:
- a CDS encoding PhnD/SsuA/transferrin family substrate-binding protein — MKLFWILLFFLTTIQAEEKTLMRAGYVLEGTSAAVSRDMKAGYEFISKRFSKHYNVETDVIFLKSHDDAIASFKQGELDYIAMPLATFAPYYQEFIPYEGLVFLSGNGNDILQPYITLVRKEDPSSLSSYAGKRAAHDENNINTDIYMDMLTLNLADKHSREMFNLVSTPTPQRAVLMLFFNQADIAFVPVTSWETVKTMNPTLEQKLKIIDKSPSVFGYGIEIYRKNLPRNVLEDMIRMNNDLTRSEDGKQLMRIMKAKKRSLIEPNQIPSYIDYYLQYETLLKRHEKKK; from the coding sequence ATGAAACTTTTTTGGATTCTCCTTTTTTTTCTGACAACCATACAAGCCGAAGAGAAAACACTCATGCGTGCGGGATATGTACTGGAAGGGACATCCGCAGCAGTATCACGTGACATGAAAGCAGGATATGAATTCATCTCCAAACGCTTTTCAAAACATTACAACGTTGAAACGGACGTCATTTTTTTAAAATCGCATGACGATGCCATTGCTTCATTCAAACAAGGAGAACTGGATTATATTGCTATGCCGCTTGCGACATTCGCCCCCTATTACCAAGAGTTCATCCCCTATGAAGGACTCGTTTTCCTCAGCGGAAACGGAAACGATATCCTTCAGCCCTATATAACGCTGGTACGCAAAGAAGATCCTTCGTCGTTAAGTTCGTATGCAGGTAAACGGGCAGCCCATGATGAGAATAATATCAATACCGATATTTACATGGACATGCTCACACTGAATCTTGCCGACAAGCACAGCCGTGAAATGTTTAACCTCGTTTCGACTCCCACACCGCAGAGGGCTGTTTTAATGCTCTTTTTTAATCAGGCAGATATTGCCTTTGTCCCTGTCACGAGCTGGGAAACAGTGAAAACGATGAATCCCACACTGGAACAAAAGCTCAAAATAATCGACAAAAGTCCCAGTGTTTTCGGATACGGAATCGAAATATACCGCAAAAATCTCCCCCGAAACGTACTAGAGGATATGATTAGAATGAACAACGATCTCACACGTTCTGAAGATGGAAAACAGCTGATGCGGATCATGAAGGCAAAAAAACGTTCTCTAATCGAACCCAATCAAATTCCCTCGTACATCGACTATTATCTCCA
- a CDS encoding PhnD/SsuA/transferrin family substrate-binding protein, with protein sequence MKPLFMIIALSIFSLSLHAEQVLVGLDEVSLTTGISRKDYTLGMTLLLNEFLKKENIETVVTSYDDPARLMDDFKSGKINMIASNAINVIKYLPISSLKSGITGYKYNKSDNQTLLLLTRSDNMRPLDELIKGVIATDGDKVADLYFRTLMLQNKAAESPNYLVLKNNQQSILKLYFKQADIALVDRGSFLVAAELNPSLNRELKIVKDIPLTLGTVCYTRKDMSPELHSKVIAMAKKINTTPRGKQLMQMFHADKMDESTLNELGSVSALMSQYNELTQHKPNPTLGKKR encoded by the coding sequence ATGAAACCGCTTTTTATGATTATTGCTTTGAGCATTTTTTCCCTTTCGCTGCATGCTGAACAGGTTTTGGTAGGGCTCGATGAAGTGTCACTTACCACCGGTATATCGAGAAAAGACTATACGCTGGGGATGACATTACTCCTGAACGAATTTCTAAAAAAAGAAAATATCGAAACCGTAGTAACGTCCTATGATGATCCAGCCCGCTTGATGGACGATTTTAAGAGTGGCAAGATCAACATGATCGCTTCCAACGCCATTAATGTTATCAAATACCTCCCCATCTCATCGCTCAAGAGCGGAATAACGGGCTATAAATACAACAAATCCGACAACCAAACCCTTTTGCTGCTTACACGTTCCGATAATATGCGTCCTCTGGATGAGCTCATCAAAGGGGTCATTGCGACCGATGGAGACAAGGTAGCCGACCTGTATTTTCGTACCCTGATGCTCCAAAATAAAGCAGCGGAATCCCCCAATTACCTCGTACTGAAAAACAATCAGCAAAGCATTTTAAAACTCTATTTCAAACAAGCTGATATCGCACTGGTCGATCGGGGATCTTTTCTCGTCGCCGCTGAACTCAACCCCAGCCTCAATCGGGAACTGAAAATTGTAAAAGACATCCCCCTCACTCTCGGAACCGTCTGCTATACCCGAAAAGACATGTCGCCGGAGCTGCATTCAAAAGTCATCGCAATGGCCAAAAAAATCAATACTACTCCACGAGGGAAACAGCTGATGCAAATGTTTCACGCGGACAAGATGGACGAATCCACCCTTAACGAACTCGGCAGTGTATCGGCACTGATGAGCCAATACAACGAACTCACCCAACACAAACCAAACCCAACACTAGGAAAAAAACGATGA
- a CDS encoding TolC family protein — translation MRKALFSLAVLSAGLMAQNLSLDDAIRIALENNRNLKISQTALKIADAQYHQALSARYPQLTASATAMRMDEDPSFLMKGTFTLPQEFTNGLALSGAVTQDEIASMMSGQPSNHANLATTLGLVQSGSIPSQSIPLNMDVKQMDRDLGVLRLDMMYPLYSGGKIDAVIKQAALNKSIQSEEARRSESEVIYDVKRYYYGAMLAQHLSAETHDTLERMNMVKDLTETFYQGGSLKVKKTDYLRTLTTVNMIASMDEEMKSNAELAKSALINATGLPWNSTVELTQNEFPAPQLSGDLKTLVDDAYKFNPTYAQLKLAIDVQSAKVDEASSAYLPSIALTANAQKLLNSYDAGVVNDTNKNSWTIGVGLQWNLFEGFRTDYAVQEAKLNKLNFQHKEVLLQEGLALQVKYAFIKLGQSERQNVALTNAKTSATENADLNTRAYQEDMVETKDVIEAQIMETFAKAAYWKNLHDFAASKAQLDYIIASQSTQAK, via the coding sequence ATGAGAAAAGCCCTCTTCTCTCTTGCAGTATTGAGTGCCGGTCTAATGGCACAAAATCTGAGCCTCGATGATGCAATCCGTATCGCACTGGAGAACAATCGCAATCTCAAGATTTCTCAAACGGCGTTGAAGATCGCCGATGCCCAGTACCATCAGGCGCTCAGTGCACGATATCCTCAGCTCACCGCTTCAGCAACCGCAATGCGGATGGATGAGGATCCGTCGTTTTTAATGAAAGGAACGTTCACTCTGCCTCAAGAGTTCACCAACGGACTAGCACTATCAGGGGCTGTGACTCAAGATGAAATTGCATCTATGATGAGCGGGCAACCAAGTAATCATGCTAACTTAGCAACCACATTGGGTTTGGTTCAAAGCGGTTCTATTCCTTCTCAATCCATTCCTCTTAACATGGATGTTAAACAAATGGACCGTGACCTTGGGGTCCTGCGTCTGGATATGATGTATCCGCTCTATAGCGGTGGGAAAATCGATGCAGTTATCAAACAGGCTGCACTCAACAAAAGCATCCAGTCTGAAGAAGCCCGTCGATCTGAGTCCGAAGTAATCTATGATGTCAAACGATACTATTATGGAGCTATGCTCGCCCAACATCTCAGCGCTGAGACCCATGACACCCTCGAGCGGATGAACATGGTCAAAGATCTCACAGAAACCTTCTATCAAGGCGGATCGCTCAAAGTCAAAAAAACCGACTACCTCCGTACTCTCACCACCGTCAACATGATCGCTTCGATGGACGAAGAGATGAAATCCAATGCCGAACTTGCCAAATCGGCTCTGATCAACGCCACCGGATTGCCATGGAACAGTACGGTCGAACTGACGCAGAACGAGTTCCCTGCACCTCAGCTCAGCGGCGATCTAAAAACTCTTGTTGATGATGCGTATAAGTTTAATCCAACCTATGCACAGCTCAAGCTCGCCATCGATGTGCAGTCGGCTAAAGTGGATGAAGCTTCCAGTGCCTATCTTCCGAGCATCGCCCTCACCGCCAATGCCCAAAAACTGCTCAACAGTTACGATGCAGGGGTGGTGAACGATACGAACAAAAACTCATGGACGATCGGAGTCGGATTACAATGGAATCTGTTTGAAGGATTCCGTACCGATTATGCCGTCCAGGAAGCCAAACTGAATAAGCTCAACTTCCAACACAAAGAAGTCCTCCTCCAAGAAGGGTTGGCTTTACAGGTCAAATACGCCTTTATCAAACTGGGACAAAGCGAGCGCCAAAATGTTGCCCTCACCAATGCTAAAACGAGTGCCACAGAGAATGCCGACCTCAACACCCGTGCCTATCAAGAGGACATGGTAGAGACCAAAGACGTCATTGAAGCGCAAATAATGGAGACCTTCGCCAAAGCAGCCTACTGGAAAAACCTCCACGATTTTGCCGCATCCAAAGCACAGCTCGATTATATCATCGCATCTCAAAGCACTCAGGCTAAATGA